A segment of the Fibrobacter succinogenes subsp. succinogenes S85 genome:
GATGAATTCGACTTCTTCGGGGGTAATGCCGCCGGGAACGAGGTCGAGTTTGGAACGGTTCACTTTCATCGCGGCAGCGAACTTGTTGCGCAATTCGCGGGTGACGGTGCATGTGCCGATGAGCTTGCGGAGCATTTCTTCAAATTCTTCAATGCTTTGCAATCCTAAAAGCGAGAGGATTTTTTCAACATCGGTTGGAACTTTCTTTTGGCAGATTTCGACGTAGGCGGCGAGGAAGTACCCGACGGCGGGACCGTGCGGCGTGCCTTTGCTGAGCGTGAGATCGTAGCTCATGCCGTGCGGTACGGCGGTGCTTGTCATGGCGATGGACATGCCTGCGATTGTGGAGGTGTACATCAGTTTTTCGTACAAACTTGCATCAATCGGCGCGGCTTTTTGCGAGGTATTTTGCGCGACGGTATTGTTCGCGGCGACCGAGGCAATGAGCGCGTTTTTGCACTCTCCCCAAAGTTTGAGGCCATATTCGGGACACATGCGGTTGAGCATGTTCGAGTGAACGTTCAAGATACTTTCGACCATGTGCGCAAGCGCGTCAACAGCGGTGTTTACAATCAGCTGCTTTTTGGCGGAGGCGAGATACTTTCCGTCAACGAGCGCAAGCACCGGGAAAATCCTGTGCGGAATACTCTTCTTTAAATTGATTTTGTGGTTTGTGATAATGGCGACCGGTGTTGCTTCGGAGCCTGTTCCGCAAGTGGTCGGGACGGCGACAACAGGTGCGTGGTTAAGCGGATGACTCGGCGCTTTGTGCAGTTCATCTGCGTTCACGTTTGGATTCACGAGGAGAATCGCCATAGCTTTGGCGGCATCGATAGCGGAACCTCCCCCAATGCCGATAATAAAATCAGCGCTGAAATCCTTTGCGATTTGAGCACCCTTCCCCACGG
Coding sequences within it:
- a CDS encoding iron-containing alcohol dehydrogenase family protein, whose protein sequence is MRFYVPTDIYVEKDCVKNHAKEMLAVGKRALIVTGHSSAKANGSLNDVTEVLNNGGVAYQIFDEVEENPSTDTVGKGAQIAKDFSADFIIGIGGGSAIDAAKAMAILLVNPNVNADELHKAPSHPLNHAPVVAVPTTCGTGSEATPVAIITNHKINLKKSIPHRIFPVLALVDGKYLASAKKQLIVNTAVDALAHMVESILNVHSNMLNRMCPEYGLKLWGECKNALIASVAANNTVAQNTSQKAAPIDASLYEKLMYTSTIAGMSIAMTSTAVPHGMSYDLTLSKGTPHGPAVGYFLAAYVEICQKKVPTDVEKILSLLGLQSIEEFEEMLRKLIGTCTVTRELRNKFAAAMKVNRSKLDLVPGGITPEEVEFIYDKSLIVG